In Cutaneotrichosporon cavernicola HIS019 DNA, chromosome: 1, one DNA window encodes the following:
- a CDS encoding uncharacterized protein (EXOIII), with the protein MSDKRRLSDADDGFTVVSKRKQRKMDRHRPKFHYDTGYFTGAKRIGIAHIRDLSLYIVAEAQKPQWLVVEHHSAVTHTVVVLASGLLPEHLGLESLNPNDRLPFSTAAEGSRVPMAQKLWAYGCPTRAPGDNRRLHSVMGTLLRAPLPEALRKKREGEIKKLSSSFVKGRDSTPLLYVLTPDEMVANGYRLPSYVESSDRVFIPGDVPARDAEILAKARESAEMGAQGSSAGAVTLAASDRKVVELNEAGQRTRGNVRADEGWVETPRAQGPPPSDEYLVRAIDCEMVLSEDGQELARVSVVDLETGEAVFDELVTPPKPVTDYVTQWSGMTEKRMAKAKYTLETVQEALVTGPNPIITPHTILLGHSLDCDMASLKIRHPLIIDTTHIYRHARGPPFKPALKWLTKKWLGREIQGGADGHDSREDARACVDLLRMKLQHGPDFGDPNVDSESVFERINRTGGKERRSLVADYGNPRAWFGAKATTVVACTNDDEVVDAVAEQVGEHEFVFARLTDLANVQNWNTSSEGMKTEDADEEVLDAALARFDARLTRLHESLPLNSALVVLTGHADPRPMLLLAARQRRFEAAYSAANGDTGAIPAEDRWTTADDRDLEAATAEARQGMAFFCVR; encoded by the exons ATGTCGGACAAGCGCAGATTATCAGACGCAGATGACGGGTTTACCGTCGTTAgcaagcgcaagcagcGCAAGATGGACCGGCACCGGCCCAAGTTCCATTACGATACGGGCTACTTTACCGGGGCAAAGCGGATCGGGATTGCG cacaTCCGCGATCTGTCGCTGTACATtgtggccgaggcgcagaAGCCGCAATGGCTTGTGGTCGAG CATCACTCGGCCGTGACGCACACTGTTGTTGTGCTCGCGTCCGGCCTTCTGCCAGAGCACCTGGGCTTGGAGTCGCTGAATCCCAATGACCGTCTACCTTTCAGTACAGCAGCGGAGGGATCGCGCGTCCCCATGGCCCAGAAGTTGTGGGCGTATGGATGTCCGACGCGTGCGCCAGGCGACAACCGCCGTCTCCACTCGGTGATGGGCACGTTACTGCGCGCGCCCCTCCCCGAGGCGCtgaggaagaagcgcgAAGGCGAGATCAAGAAACTCAGCTCGAGTTTTGTCAAGGGCCGCGACTCGACGCCGCTCCTCTACGTCCTCACGCCTGACGAGATGGTCGCCAACGGATACCGCCTCCCGTCATATGTTGAGAGCAGCGACCGCGTGTTCATCCCCGGAGACGTTCCGgcccgcgacgccgagatcctcgccaaggcaCGCGAGAGCGCTGAGATGGGCGCACAAGGGTCTTCAGCTGGCGCTGTTACGTTGGCCGCGAGCGATCGtaaggtcgtcgagctcaacgAGGCGGGGCAGCGCACCAGGGGTAACGTCCGCGCTGACGAGGGATGGGTCGAGACGCCGCGGGCGCAGGGACCACCTCCCAGTGATGAGTACCTCGTCCGCGCGATCGATTGCGAGATG GTGCTGTCAGAGGACGGACAGGAGCTCGCACGCGTGTctgtcgtcgacctcgagactGGCGAGGCCGTGTTTGACGAACTCGTGACCCCGCCGAAGCCTGTGACCGACTACGTGACTCA gtgGTCAGGTATGACGGAGAAGCGCATGGCCAAGGCAAAGTACACGCTGGAGACTGTGCAGGAGGCGCTGGTCACTGGGCCCAATCCTATCATCACGCCGCacaccatcctcctcggacACAGCTTGGACTGCGACATGGCGTCGCTCAAGATCCGCCACCCTCTCATCATCGACACTACCCATATCTACCGGCACGCGCGCGGACCGCCGTTCAAGCCAGCGCTCAAGTGGCTGACGAAGAAGTGGTTAGGGCGCGAGATCCAGGGCGGGGCTGACGGGCACGACtcgcgcgaggacgcgcgtgcgtgtgtcgacctcctccgcatGAAGCTGCAGCACGGCCCGGACTTTGGCGACCCGAACGTCGACTCTGAGTCGGTCTTTGAGCGCATCAACCGGACGGGTGGCAAGGAGCGCCGCTCTCTCGTTGCCGACTACGGTAACCCGCGCGCGTGGTTTGGCGCAAAAGCCACCACCGTCGTCGCGTGCAcgaacgacgacgaggtcgtcgacgcggtcgcTGAGCAGGTGGGCGAGCACGAGTTTGTGTTTGCGCGCCTGACCGACCTTGCAAACGTGCAGAACTGGAACACGAGCAGTGAGGGGATGAAGACTGAGGACGCAGATGAAGAGGTTCTCGAcgctgcgctcgcccgcTTTGACGCGCGCTTGACCCGCCTACACGAGTCTCTGCCTCTCAACTCTGCCCTGGTTGTGTTAACGGGACATGCGGACCCGCGGCCcatgctcctcctcgccgcgcgccagAGGCGGTTCGAGGCAGCGTACAGTGCGGCGAATGGAGACACGGGGGCGATACCGGCCGAGGACCGGTGGACGACTGCGGACGAccgcgaccttgaggcTGCGACTGCGGAGGCGCGGCAGGGCATGGCGTTCTTCTGTGTGCGGTAG
- the MGS1 gene encoding uncharacterized protein (MgsA AAA+ ATPase C terminal), with protein MTAKRQADVVTCPVCERSVPAPEINLHLDLRCPGPAAGPSSPLPAGGSQRSLVDMTQAETPPARAPAPMFQSRSASQSNGKAGAKRAPLSELPREDKKPRINALKAAQPLAERSRPTTLSEYVGQGDLVGPGSLLRARIEAGDGVGSCILWGPPGSGKTTLARLIARNANADFKELSATSSGTADVRQVFEQAKNGLSLTGRKTIMMVDEIHRFTRPQQDLFLPYVENGWVQLIGATTENPSFKVNGALLSRCQVFTLAKHTVEDLEKILTNALKGVSDPPRLPNPLISFLAEVADGDARQALNGFELALQVCAMPVQTTLDEDDDPESALAKRDEQLMESVRRGLRKGYNRSGDERYDMISALHKCIRGSDGSAAMYWLARMLEGGEDPLYIARRLVVVSSEDVGLANNEALPLAIATYQACQFIGMPECRINLAHLVAYLSESPKSTRSYTAYNRAAQLAHQAPLPPVPLQVCNAPTKTMKQLGYGRGYTYNPGYAHPVTNDYLPRDLQKNSSLLPVPATQSILRTALVEEDDKMWDEGKLKEWEDDCNGGAPWPGRAVRDARLMRGEAVHRNSQQSGDDTLLAHGTDSQPEGRQQVEWSR; from the exons ATGACTGCTAAAAGGcaggccgacgtcgtcacTTGTCCCGTCTGTGAGCGCAGCGTCCCAGCCCCGGAgatcaacctccacctcgacctgcgGTGTCCCGGTCCTGCGGCTGGCCCATCCTCGCCACTACCGGCGGGTGGTTCGCAACGCTCACTGGTGGACATGACGCAAGCTGAGACaccgccagctcgagccCCGGCGCCTATGTTTCAGTCGCGATCGGCGTCTCAGAGCAACGGTAAGGCTGGCGCCAAACGCGCGCCGCTGTCCGAGCTTCCACGGGAGGATAAGAAGCCGCGCATCaacgcgctcaaggccgccCAGCC ACTCGCAGAACGCTCGCGGCCGACAACGCTATCGGAATACGTCGGGCAGGGAGATCTCGTGGGCCCAGGTAGCCTGTTGCGGGCGCGCATTGAGGCGGGTGACGGCGTGGGAAGCTGTATCCTGTGGGGTCCACCAGGTAGCGGCAAGAC GACTCTGGCGCGACTCATTGCTCGCAACGCAAACGCAGACTTCAAAGAGCTGTCGGCAACCAGCTCGGGTACAGCGGATGTGCGTCAGGTGTTTGAACAGGCCAAGAACGGCCTGTCCTTGACCGGCCG GAAGACGATTATGATGGTTGACGAGATCCATCGCTTCACGCGCCCACAACAGGACCTGTTCCTCCCCTACGTCGAGAACGGGTGGGTGCAGCTGATCGGCGCGACGACCGAGAACCCATCGTTCAAGGTGAACGGCGCGTTGCTCTCACGGTGCCAAGTATTCACGCTGGCCAAACACACAGTCGAGGACCTGGAGAAGATCCTCACCAACGCGCTAAAAGGCGTATCTGACCCACCGCGGCTGCCCAACCCGCTGATTTCCTTCCTGGCGGAAGTAGCGGACGGCGACGCAAGGCAGGCCCTCAACGGCTTCGAACTGGCGCTGCAGGTGTGCGCCATGCCCGTGCAGACGACGttggacgaggatgacgatCCGGAATCAGCGCTGGCGAAGCGTGACGAGCAGCTCATGGAGTCTGTACGTCGCGGGCTTCGCAAGGGATATAATCGCAGCGGAGACGAGCGATACGACATGATCTCGGCACTCCACAAGTGTATCCGTGGGAGCGACGGATCAGCTGCGATGTACTGGCTAG CTCGGATGCTGGAAGGTGGAGAAGATCCGCTGTACATCGCACGGCGACTTGTCGTCGTTTCGTCTGAGGACGTAGGGTTGGCGAACAACGAAGCTCTACCACTCGCTATCGCCACATATCAAGCGTGCCAGTTCATTGGTATGCCAGAGTGCCGCATCAACCTGGCG CATCTGGTCGCATACCTCAGCGAGAGTCCCAAATCGACTCGCTCTTACACGGCCTACAACCGCGCTGCACAGCTGGCTCATCAAGCTCCACTTCCTCCCGTCCCACTCCAAGTCTGCAACGCCCCGACCAAGACCATGAAACAGCTGGGCTACGGTCGCGGCTACACGTACAACCCAGGCTATGCA CACCCCGTTACGAACGACTACCTCCCACGTGACCTGCAGAAGAACTCGTCACTCCTACCGGTGCCAGCGACGCAGAGCATCCTGCGAACGGCCTtggttgaggaggacgatAAGATGTGGGACGAGGGCAAACTGAAAGAGTGGGAGGACGACTgcaacggcggcgcgccgtGGCCTGGGCGTGCAGTGAGGGACGCGAGACTCAtgcgcggcgaggccgtCCACCGGAATTCCCAGCAGAGCGGTGATGATACGCTTCTGGCACACGGAACAGATAGTCAGCCCGAAGGCAGGCAACAAGTGGAGTGGAGCCGGTAG
- the N19M gene encoding uncharacterized protein (NADH-ubiquinone oxidoreductase 9.5 kDa subunit): protein MSGLYRAMQRTAHEQPVIFYSLVIGFAGPALVFGVPPIRKPMGWQPANRVPTTYPLPDRPRRPTTGYEDA, encoded by the exons ATGTCCGGCCTCTACCGCGCCATG CAACGCACTGCGCACGAGCAGCCCGTCATCTTCTACTCGCTCGTCATCGGGTTTGCGG GCCCCGCGCTTGTGTTCGGCGTCCCCCCCATCCGCAAGCCCATGGGCTGGCAGCCCGCGAACCGCGTTCCTACCACCTATCCCC TGCCCGACCGtccccgccgcccaacGACTGGCTACGAGGACGCTTAG
- the NOG2 gene encoding uncharacterized protein (GTPase that associates with pre-60S ribosomal subunits in the nucleolus and is required for their nuclear export and maturation): protein MGKGKNTVRKEGHGRVKGKSASGSKLVGEFATGVTRVKGENFYRDAKSASRVKMLNGGKAVRDRDGKIVKAAAFQSKEAEPGRVQPDKRWFGNTRVISQDALDHFRTALANHKKDPLSVLLKRNRLPMGLIQDESKNATGKRPHIVDTEPFSDTFGPKSQRKRPRLNTGSFAELGEATAAIDDAEDEAAAMMTLEEAQAVKEAAREAAYGSARSLASAPIYQKGTSRRIWGELYKVLDSSDVVIHVLDARDPMGSRCKPVVEYLKKEKSHKTLIYVLNKCDLVPGWVTARWKSVLQLSAPTIAFHAAINNSFGKGALIQLLRQFSVLHSDKKQISVGFIGYPNVGKSSIINTLKKKKVCTVAPIPGETKVWQYITLMRRIYLIDCPGVVPLSAKDSESDTVLKGVVRVENLDTPAEHIPELLNRVRKEYLERTYGLEPRPDGWHGEEGATILLSSIAKKSGKLLKGGEPDLESAAKMVLNDWIRGKIPFFVPPPSKASDSEIAAEGVVTEVSGEAAKIMEEHERALGKLLGEKKVKGVEQSLKSIITMPKFMGDDSKRPAGMESDQEMADAESDEGAAAVEDEIDEDMDDDEEEEEDDEDEDVEEEDGDADLAWEDVFPDDADAPPKKKTKRAAEAEVAAEDDEDEDAPSKEKRMTTNKTKATNFYTFANVKNRNRDRKTPKNPSVRERGRDKKKVARK from the exons ATGGGCAAAGGCAAGAACACTGTCCGCAAGGAGGGCCATGGGCGAGTAAAGGGAAAGTCTGCCTCGGGCTCCAAACTCGTCGGCGAGTTCGCCACTGGTGTCACCCGCGTCAAGGGTGAGAACTTCTACCGCGATGCCAAGTCGGCCTCTCGCGTCAAGATGCTCAACGGCGGCAAGGCCGTCCGTGACCGCGACGGCAAGATTGTCAAGGCTGCGGCCTTCCAGTCtaaggaggccgagcctGGGCGCGTGCAGCCCGACAAGCGCTGGTTCGGGAACACACGAGTAATTTCGCAGGATGCCCTCGACCACTTCCGCACTGCGCTTGCCAACCACAAGAAGGACCCGCTCTCAGTTCTGCTTAAGCGCAACCGCCTGCCGATGGGCCTCATCCAGGACGAGAGCAAGAACGCTACTGGCAAACGCCCGCACATTGTCGACACCGAGCCGTTCTCAGACACGTTCGGGCCCAAGTCGCAGCGCAAGCGCCCTCGCCTCAACACGGGCTCGTTCgcggagctcggcgaggccaCTGCCGCCATTGATGACGCTGAAGACGAGGCTGCGGCCATGATGaccctcgaggaggcgcaagctgtcaaggaggcggcCAGGGAAGCAGCGTACGGCAGCGcccgctcgctcgcctccGCTCCCATCTACCAGAAGGGCACGTCGCGGCGTATCTGGGGTGAGCTCTACAAGGTGCTCGACTCGTCGGATGTGGTAAtccatgtcctcgatgCCCGCGACCCTATGGGCTCTCGCTGCAAGCCCGTCGTGGAATACCTtaagaaggagaagagtCACAAGACCCTCATCTACGTCCTCAACAAGTGCGACCTGGTCCCAGGATGGGTTACT GCTCGTTGGAAGTCGGTACTCCAGctctcggcgccgacgatCGCTTTCCACGCGGCCATCAACAACTCGTTCGGCAAGGGTGCACTCATCCAGCTGCTCCGCCAGTTCTCAGTGCTGCACTCGGACAAGAAGCAGATCTCGGTTGGTTTCATCGGCTACCCCAACGTTGGCAAGAGCTCCATCATCAACacgctcaagaagaagaaggtgtGCACCGTCGCCCCGATCCCTGGCGAGACCAAGGTGTGGCAGTACATCACCCTCATGCGCCGCATCTACCTCATCGACTGCCCCGGTGTCGTGCCGTTGAGTGCGAAGGACTCCGAGTCGGACACGGTGTTGAAGGGTGTCGTGCGTGTTGAGAACCTCGATACGCCGGCCGAGCACATCCCCGAGCTCCTTAACCGTGTGCGCAAGGAGTACCTCGAGAGGACGTACGGCCTCGAGCCGCGACCCGATGGTTGgcacggcgaggagggcgcaACCATCCTCCTCAGCTCGATCGCCAAGAAGTCTGGCAAGCTGCtcaagggcggcgagccCGATCTCGAGAGTGCAGCCAAGATGGTACTCAACGACTGGATCCGCGGCAAGATCCCCTTTTTCGTCCCACCGCCTTCCAAGGCCTCTGACAGCGAGATCGCTGCGGAGGGCGTCGTCACCGAGGTGTCGGGTGAGGCAGCCAAGATCATGGAGGAGCATGAGCGTGCGCTGGGCAAGCTGCtgggcgagaagaaggtcAAGGGCGTCGAGCAGTCGCTCAAGTCGATCATCACCATGCCCAAGTTTATGGGTGACGACTCGAAGCGTCCTGCCGGCATGGAATCCGACCAGGAGatggccgacgccgagagcgacgagggtgctgctgcggtcgaggacgagatcgatgaggacatggacgacgacgaagaggaggaggaagacgatgaggatgaggacgttgaggaggaggatggcgatgCCGACCTTGCTTGGGAGGACGTCTTCCcagacgacgccgacgccccGCCTAAGAAGAAGACgaagcgcgccgccgaggcggaggttgcggctgaggacgatgaggacgaggacgcacCTTCAAAGGAGAAGCGTATGACTACCAACAAGACGAAGGCCACTAACTTCTACACCTTTGCC AACGTCAAGAATCGCAACCGCGACCGCAAGACGCCCAAGAACCCCAgtgtgcgcgagcgcgggcgtgacaagaagaaggtggCGCGCAAGTAG
- the MGS1 gene encoding uncharacterized protein (MgsA AAA+ ATPase C terminal), whose protein sequence is MSVEIDWSLLSEPSPTGQALAEGLMAALNQQLNTAARPSFLGPVTVSSFDFGKVGPSVEIKDIRDVWRAFDEGDEEGDAEIEARELEAAQLAADEFDEPLRSPPPPYAVHPHPTLHQPLPISPRPRRGRYPSHVVAPGRAVALSGLGSPDDDEGESVHSGIATRSVASVGLGVGSLALRRPFGSPMRVSRPPSHVYSRNDLGDDHRPATQIGTGRARQDSAAPASSPPPSPPVRPAGLENDRSSSIPPVQMHLRVEHAADLSLTLFTSLQVNYPSPLFMSLPLKLVITGLTLAADVVIAYSSRKNRVHITIVDTGDDGTMAEKHDYNAPYAYGQHQQVDPGHRILPHLHIESEIGHADAHVLRNVGKVERFIVNVVRKTLVDELVFPHFHTIALP, encoded by the coding sequence ATGTCCGTGGAAATCGACTGGTCGCTCCTCTCCGAGCCCTCCCCAACGGGgcaggcgctcgccgagggtCTCATGGCCGCCCTCAACCAGCAGCTCAACACGGCAGCGCGCCCCTCCTTCCTAGGCCCAGTGACAGTCAGCTCGTTCGATTTCGGCAAGGTCGGTCCGAGCGTCGAGATTAAGGACATCCGTGACGTATGGCGTGCCTTTGACgagggtgatgaggagggggatgCCGAAATCGAGGCgcgtgagctcgaggccgcccaactcgccgccgacgagttCGACGAGCCCCTCCGTTCTCCACCCCCGCCTTACGCTGTCCACCCACATCCAACCTTGCATCAACCATTACCCATCTCACCGAGGCCTCGACGGGGCCGATACCCATCGCATGTGGTTGCACCGGGACGCGCTGTTGCGCTGTCGGGGTTGGGATCgcccgacgacgatgagggcgagagcgtgCATTCTGGTATAGCGACCCGGTCTGTTGCAAGCGTCGGGCTCGGTGTCGGTTCTCTAGCTCTCCGGAGGCCGTTCGGGTCACCGATGCGCGTGTCACGCCCTCCTAGCCACGTGTACTCACGAAACGACCTCGGGGACGACCACCGCCCAGCGACCCAGATTGGGACGGGCCGGGCGCGCCAAGACTCAGCGGCGCCCGCGTCGTCCCCGCCTCCGAGCCCTCCAGTCCGTCCGGCGGGCCTCGAGAACGACCGCTCCAGTTCGATCCCACCCGTCCAGATGCACCTGCGCGTTGAGCACGCTGCAGACCTCAGCCTCACGCTCTTCACCTCGCTCCAGGTCAACTACCCATCCCCGCTTTTTATGAGCCTCCCGCTCAAGCTCGTGATTACAGGGCTGACTcttgccgccgacgtcgtcatcgcgTACTCGTCTCGCAAGAACCGCGTGCACATCACTATAGTTGACACGGGGGACGACGGCACCATGGCAGAGAAGCACGACTACAACGCCCCTTATGCATACGGCCAACACCAACAAGTCGATCCAGGGCACCGCATTCTACCTCACCTCCATATTGAGAGCGAGATCGGACATGCCGACGCCCACGTCCTCCGTAACgttggcaaggtcgagcggTTCATCGTCAACGTGGTCCGCAAgacgctcgtcgacgagctcgtcttcCCCCACTTCCACACCATTGCGCTCCCATAA